A stretch of Aedes aegypti strain LVP_AGWG chromosome 2, AaegL5.0 Primary Assembly, whole genome shotgun sequence DNA encodes these proteins:
- the LOC5568313 gene encoding protein Gemin2 yields the protein MDSDVIQKQALAVDPPDEYFDPELQPETGEQYLQKVIYERKHCPAVVVAKPSPKRRHQEHQQGSRGLSGSGAIPMDLVKNVAPRALMPTKEWESIQNRKFTELRDTITGYRNGPHYQENLQKTHIYLNFENRKQLHDYCAKNQPFVRILLSMPQRNLEILLEYLYEWLQEERNEEVSVEDRIYRKDWITQWIYAILACIITPLEPYVHSVLRDIAKMCIAMRNDLAAEDELKVLPLNLLICIISKNFNQLDLGDNVE from the exons ATGGACTCGGACGTTATCCAGAAGCAAGCGCTTGCCGTTGATCCCCCGGATGAGTACTTTGACCCGGAACTGCAGCCAGAAACGGGAGAGCAATACCTGCAGAAGGTCATCTACGAGCGGAAGCACTGTCCCGCAGTTGTTGTGGCCAAACCGAGCCCAAAACGGCGCCATCAGGAACACCAGCAAGGATCCAGAGGTCTGTCCGGGAGTGGGGCCATTCCCATG GATCTAGTGAAAAACGTCGCACCTCGGGCTCTGATGCCCACCAAGGAATGGGAATCGATACAGAACCGGAAATTCACCGAGCTCAGGGATACGATCACCGGTTATCGGAACGGACCGCACTACCAGGAGAACCTGCAGAAAACACACATCTACTTGAACTTCGAAAATCGAAAGCAACTTCATGATTACTGTGCCAAAAACCAGCCATTCGTGCGGATTCTCCTGAGTATGCCGCAGCGCAATCTGGAAATCCTGCTGGAGTACCTGTACGAGTGGCTGCAGGAGGAACGCAACGAGGAGGTCTCCGTGGAGGATCGAATCTACCGGAAGGACTGGATCACCCAGTGGATCTACGCCATCCTGGCCTGCATTATCACCCCGCTGGAACCGTACGTGCACAGCGTCCTGCGGGACATTGCCAAGATGTGCATCGCCATGCGGAACGATCTGGCCGCCGAGGACGAACTGAAGGTACTGCCGCTGAACTTGCTGATCTGTATTATTTCGAAAAACTTCAATCAGCTCGACCTGGGCGATAACGTTGAGTGA